A region of Acaryochloris thomasi RCC1774 DNA encodes the following proteins:
- a CDS encoding LmeA family phospholipid-binding protein, whose protein sequence is MIANLSIPMESKRQGGDQLVSKVVTTAISALLRQTELLEVNVRAEPVAKLLQGSVDGFDCVGQGLLMHSGLQVDQMEFHLQALSIDFGALFRGQVQLRQPTQASMRIALTEDNLTESFNTPFLKEKLQQLSWEGQSLMFERTRISVNEDQSLRMQSWVRQGEAEQLFEIDITARVEVENRRKLKFVEVTYGGDPTAVALGQMLTEHVNQLLDLDQFALDGMQLRVDQLRLRNKQLTLYGVALIEKFPQRNRGWQP, encoded by the coding sequence ATGATTGCTAACCTATCAATTCCAATGGAATCTAAACGTCAGGGTGGCGATCAACTCGTCAGCAAGGTTGTGACCACTGCCATTTCTGCGTTGCTGAGGCAAACAGAGTTATTAGAGGTCAACGTCAGGGCTGAGCCAGTGGCAAAGCTGCTTCAGGGCAGCGTCGATGGCTTTGACTGTGTGGGGCAGGGACTGCTGATGCACAGCGGCCTTCAAGTTGACCAGATGGAGTTTCATCTACAGGCGCTCTCCATTGACTTTGGTGCTCTTTTTCGAGGGCAAGTCCAACTTCGACAGCCGACGCAGGCTTCCATGCGGATTGCGCTAACCGAGGATAACTTAACGGAATCCTTCAATACACCCTTTCTCAAGGAGAAGCTCCAGCAGCTCTCATGGGAGGGACAGTCTCTGATGTTTGAGAGGACTCGGATTAGTGTTAACGAAGATCAGTCGCTGCGGATGCAAAGCTGGGTTCGCCAAGGTGAGGCTGAACAACTGTTTGAAATTGATATTACGGCTCGGGTTGAGGTTGAAAACCGACGCAAACTGAAATTTGTAGAGGTGACCTACGGTGGTGATCCGACGGCTGTAGCGTTAGGTCAAATGCTGACTGAACATGTAAATCAGTTACTGGATTTAGATCAGTTTGCCTTGGACGGGATGCAGCTTCGTGTAGATCAGCTACGGCTACGTAACAAGCAGCTCACGCTATATGGTGTTGCCCTTATCGAGAAGTTTCCACAGCGAAATAGAGGGTGGCAACCATAG
- a CDS encoding Type 1 glutamine amidotransferase-like domain-containing protein, translated as MIQGQIIAIGGGGFSEGSEPRLDTYILEQCPTSKPKIGFLGTASGDAESYRQKFYARFSQLNCLPAHLTFFRRTPDLADWVMQQDAIYVGGGNTLSLLAIWEAWNLPPLLKEAARNGTILAGVSAGAVCWFESALTDARAGTLMPLKCLNFISGSCCPHYSLEAERKPTFEKLVRNGDISPGIAIDDGAAAHFVDGQLKHVISGHDGSAAYKVIQSPNGAMTEPLKVNS; from the coding sequence ATGATTCAAGGTCAAATCATTGCCATTGGCGGCGGGGGCTTTTCAGAAGGTTCCGAGCCGAGACTCGATACCTATATCCTGGAGCAGTGCCCAACTAGTAAACCGAAGATTGGCTTTTTGGGAACCGCCAGTGGAGATGCCGAAAGTTATCGACAGAAGTTCTATGCACGCTTTTCTCAACTAAACTGTCTACCAGCTCACCTCACATTCTTTCGCCGTACTCCCGACCTAGCTGATTGGGTTATGCAACAGGATGCTATTTATGTTGGCGGTGGCAATACTCTAAGCCTTTTAGCCATTTGGGAAGCCTGGAACTTGCCTCCATTGCTTAAAGAGGCAGCAAGAAATGGCACTATTTTAGCAGGCGTCAGCGCGGGAGCCGTATGCTGGTTTGAGTCTGCTCTAACAGATGCCAGAGCTGGAACACTAATGCCATTAAAGTGCCTCAACTTCATTTCAGGCAGTTGCTGTCCCCACTATTCATTGGAAGCGGAGCGTAAACCAACCTTCGAAAAACTCGTTAGGAATGGAGATATCTCCCCTGGCATCGCCATTGATGATGGTGCTGCAGCCCATTTCGTTGACGGTCAGTTGAAACACGTTATATCCGGCCATGATGGATCAGCCGCATACAAAGTTATACAAAGTCCTAATGGAGCTATGACTGAGCCACTTAAGGTAAACTCCTGA
- a CDS encoding DUF1611 domain-containing protein: MPFVKETALVYCENQFGLVDGKTASGLVRHSDTYTIVGVIDSTLAGRDAGEELGDRENGIPIFANLDEALGQLRDVPNCYIYGKAPLDACISMVERFLIFEAMSKGMNIINGLHQFFSEDPEFVRMAEQHGIQIKDIRKPPQLQDLHVFTGQIFRVNVPVIAVLGTDCACGKMTTAVELNQALNRLGIKSVMVATGQTGLMQGAKYGASIDALVSQFVIGEIENAVVQTFDHEDPDIILVEGQSAVGHPAFMSSVGILKGCMPDGVILQHPPARKFRCDFPHLAMPTLESEIQLIESISQSQVLAITISHENMNEIETQSVIAEYENHFRLPTTDVLNDGCQKLIQALGQHFPQLNQKIKLEGLEKVLQLAMG, translated from the coding sequence ATGCCATTCGTTAAAGAAACGGCTTTAGTTTATTGCGAGAATCAGTTTGGCTTAGTAGACGGGAAAACGGCTTCAGGGTTAGTTCGGCACTCTGACACGTATACCATCGTTGGCGTTATTGATAGTACTTTGGCGGGAAGAGACGCTGGGGAAGAGTTAGGCGATCGCGAAAACGGCATTCCTATTTTTGCCAACTTAGATGAAGCTTTGGGCCAGCTACGAGACGTTCCGAACTGCTATATCTATGGGAAAGCCCCCTTAGATGCCTGTATCTCAATGGTGGAAAGGTTCTTGATTTTTGAAGCGATGTCCAAGGGCATGAATATCATCAACGGTTTGCACCAGTTTTTCTCTGAAGATCCTGAGTTTGTTCGTATGGCTGAGCAACACGGTATTCAAATTAAAGATATTAGAAAACCACCTCAGCTTCAAGATCTGCACGTCTTCACTGGTCAAATCTTTAGAGTCAATGTGCCTGTGATTGCTGTCCTCGGTACAGATTGCGCCTGCGGGAAAATGACCACTGCAGTGGAGCTGAATCAAGCCTTAAACAGGCTAGGAATAAAGTCTGTTATGGTGGCGACCGGGCAAACAGGTTTGATGCAGGGGGCAAAATATGGGGCCTCCATTGATGCGCTCGTATCTCAATTTGTGATTGGTGAAATAGAAAATGCTGTGGTGCAGACGTTTGATCATGAAGACCCCGATATTATTCTCGTGGAAGGTCAAAGTGCCGTCGGTCATCCTGCTTTTATGAGTTCCGTCGGTATTTTGAAGGGCTGTATGCCCGATGGTGTGATTCTCCAGCATCCACCAGCCCGAAAGTTTCGGTGCGATTTTCCCCACCTAGCGATGCCCACCCTAGAGAGTGAAATTCAACTGATCGAATCGATCTCTCAATCTCAGGTGCTCGCCATCACGATCAGCCATGAAAACATGAACGAGATAGAAACTCAGAGCGTGATTGCAGAGTATGAAAACCACTTTCGATTACCCACGACAGATGTGCTCAATGATGGGTGTCAAAAACTGATTCAGGCTTTAGGCCAGCATTTTCCACAACTGAATCAAAAAATTAAGCTGGAGGGGTTAGAAAAGGTTTTGCAGTTGGCAATGGGGTAA